Proteins co-encoded in one Mycobacterium mantenii genomic window:
- a CDS encoding IS110 family transposase has translation MLVQWAMQWPDVTFALEDCRRLTRRLKRDLLYAGHRVVRVPTRLMAGARRGGRQPGKSDPIDAQAVAVAALRHPDLPVAALDGPTREVKLIVDHRRDLVAERTRVHNRLRWHFHELDPTLQIPSRGLRRYCVLTKLATALEGNRGVVARLA, from the coding sequence TTGTTGGTCCAATGGGCCATGCAGTGGCCGGACGTGACCTTCGCGTTGGAGGACTGCCGGCGTCTGACCCGCCGCCTAAAGCGTGACCTGCTGTATGCCGGGCACCGGGTGGTGAGAGTTCCGACGCGGCTGATGGCCGGTGCCCGCCGTGGTGGCCGACAGCCCGGCAAGTCTGATCCCATCGACGCCCAGGCCGTCGCGGTGGCCGCGTTGCGGCATCCTGATCTACCGGTAGCAGCATTGGATGGACCGACACGCGAGGTCAAACTGATCGTGGATCATCGCCGCGATCTGGTCGCCGAGCGCACTCGTGTCCACAACCGATTGCGTTGGCATTTTCACGAACTGGACCCGACACTGCAGATACCCAGCCGCGGTCTGCGACGCTACTGCGTGCTCACCAAGCTGGCTACTGCCCTGGAGGGCAATCGCGGTGTGGTCGCCCGGCTGGCCTGA
- a CDS encoding S1 family peptidase: protein MKATLAGAGIITSMTSTPQLDMIPTSVISRVLQFTGERERPGTAFVIGTGADQRLITARHLCNDEHEEVVYLRHPWTNKGFAYQTTLIRVGRDVASKADFAVFRMQNPIHVGDDIPLVTGGMFIPQTAFVIGYPHGWGTQGKGDLQTLPLVKSCVIAGRATIEDIDLFYVDTIVNRGFSGGPLMFIDKRTGEAKFAGVVVKNMTTPIREPTSNEPNPPEAPAGIGVVIAELTFRAALQTGTG, encoded by the coding sequence GTGAAGGCAACGCTCGCTGGTGCGGGCATCATCACAAGCATGACTTCAACGCCTCAGCTAGACATGATTCCGACGTCCGTCATCAGCCGAGTCCTCCAATTCACTGGTGAGCGCGAACGACCAGGCACAGCGTTCGTGATTGGAACCGGTGCTGATCAGCGCCTCATCACAGCCAGACATCTGTGTAACGACGAACATGAAGAGGTCGTCTATCTACGCCACCCGTGGACCAACAAGGGTTTCGCTTACCAAACCACGCTCATCCGAGTGGGCAGAGACGTTGCATCGAAAGCCGATTTTGCGGTGTTCCGAATGCAGAACCCCATCCATGTTGGCGACGACATTCCTTTGGTCACCGGGGGCATGTTTATCCCGCAGACGGCCTTCGTCATCGGATACCCCCACGGGTGGGGTACGCAGGGGAAAGGGGATCTCCAGACGCTGCCGTTGGTGAAGAGTTGCGTCATCGCAGGGAGGGCAACAATCGAAGATATAGACCTCTTCTACGTCGATACGATCGTCAATCGTGGGTTCTCGGGTGGGCCACTAATGTTCATCGATAAGAGAACAGGTGAGGCGAAGTTCGCGGGAGTCGTCGTGAAGAACATGACTACGCCAATACGTGAACCAACGTCAAACGAGCCCAACCCCCCTGAAGCGCCAGCGGGCATCGGGGTCGTCATCGCCGAGTTGACTTTTCGAGCCGCATTGCAGACCGGAACAGGATGA
- a CDS encoding DUF6338 family protein: MPTSLLALIIFICFVTPGVVFELLRERRRPPRTYSTFRETGVIIAASVLFSLPAIVILFLIHGFEPRPFPDLQKLAESPGKYAPDHLGSVVGLIVAFVAVAVGIAAIWDLILQLFRRRAPVTPFPVWYEILIGEARDKVGEAVGVLLELKEGGRVMGAVKTHGFNKDSELDWIVLEHNSLCPLKIGSPNGELKEPGKGWTYLAVSADEIRVAKIAYLATNT; the protein is encoded by the coding sequence TTGCCGACATCTCTACTCGCGTTGATAATCTTCATTTGCTTTGTCACGCCGGGTGTGGTTTTCGAATTACTTCGCGAGCGGCGTCGGCCACCACGGACATACAGCACATTCCGGGAAACTGGTGTAATAATCGCGGCGAGCGTACTATTTTCGCTGCCAGCGATTGTAATTCTATTTCTGATCCACGGATTTGAGCCACGACCCTTTCCCGACCTGCAAAAGTTGGCAGAGAGTCCCGGGAAGTATGCTCCCGATCATCTTGGCAGCGTTGTAGGACTCATCGTGGCGTTCGTGGCGGTGGCGGTGGGGATAGCGGCGATCTGGGACTTGATACTCCAGCTGTTCCGTCGCCGCGCCCCAGTCACTCCCTTCCCGGTTTGGTATGAAATTCTCATCGGAGAAGCGAGGGACAAAGTTGGCGAAGCGGTCGGTGTCCTCCTCGAGCTAAAAGAGGGCGGGCGCGTCATGGGTGCAGTGAAGACACACGGTTTTAACAAGGACTCTGAGCTGGACTGGATCGTGCTTGAGCACAATTCGCTATGCCCGTTGAAAATTGGTAGCCCAAACGGTGAATTAAAGGAGCCTGGAAAGGGCTGGACTTATCTCGCAGTATCGGCGGACGAAATCCGCGTAGCAAAGATTGCTTACTTGGCGACGAATACCTAG
- a CDS encoding IS110 family transposase, with protein sequence MILGETAGAHRFRNKDAYARFTGTAPIPVWSGTSNGKVRLNRGGNRTINYALHMIAVTQSRGYGPGRAYLDKLAASGKGPHRSGPAAASPTLGCRVQRTAHRRKALYGPS encoded by the coding sequence ATGATCTTGGGCGAGACGGCAGGTGCGCACCGGTTCCGAAACAAAGATGCCTACGCTCGCTTCACGGGTACCGCTCCGATCCCCGTCTGGTCGGGCACCAGCAACGGAAAAGTGCGACTCAACCGCGGTGGCAACCGAACCATCAACTACGCGCTGCACATGATCGCTGTCACCCAGTCACGTGGATATGGGCCGGGCCGGGCTTATCTGGACAAACTCGCCGCCTCAGGCAAGGGCCCGCACCGAAGCGGTCCGGCTGCTGCGTCGCCGACTCTCGGATGCCGTGTTCAGCGCACTGCGCACCGACGAAAAGCGCTCTACGGCCCGAGCTGA